The window GGTTTGTGCTACCATTCGCCATTCTTTTGTCTCAGAAAATTATTGATATAAGAGTATGCTCTAATAACGATTCTGTGAAAATCTTAAATTAAGCTTTTAAGTGTTTTCAGAATAAAAAGATGAGGGCAGTTCAGTAAACATCAATGCAACTTCAATCCCCCGATCATAGTTATCAACCTTTTGCAACTTCAGTCTGATCTAAACCAAGATAATAGTTACCTTGCAAGGTATTAAACTCTTCCTTAGCCTGGTTTAGTTCAGCTTCCAAACATTTTAGACGCTCATCTACTTCCACTCTGTGTTCACTGTATctaatgagtttttcttttaagcTCTGCAGGAAAAGGGGAGCATTTTCAAATGACGATGTTAACTCCGAATACATAAGTTAGATCAATCTATAATTCTTTTTTGCTGTTAATTACTAAGGCATAAATGAAACGTAAAGATAAATATCTGTGGCTCAAATGGTGATGGTCATACCTCAGTGAACTGTGCCATATCCATCAGGCCAGTTTGGCTACCGAGAGTCGATGACGATGCCTTAATGTTCAAAACTCTAAACTGTGAACATGGAGATTGTCCAGTTGGAGCCACCGATGAATTTGTGGTTGAAGCCATCTTTGATTGAGGTGTGAAACTCATCCTTGGATAAGGTGTAGAACACCCAATCTCATCTCTTTCAAATGTTTGAGCAGGCGTTAGCTGAATCTGTAAATTAAGAGGACATGTTCTCAACAACCTGCATTTTCTACTCATGGTAAAAACATATTGTAAGATAACCCAGTCCACAAATTTCTACCTTTAAGCTCATATGAATCTCGGGAAATCGAGAATGGAAAACCCTGAAAGAAAAGTCACCCTCGCTTTTAGGTAGGGAAACTGTAGAAACTTTGCAGAACCCGTGAACAAATGCATATCTGACTTCACTCTCAACACTGCTTGAATCAGATTCGGCGCTCATGGTATGAAAATATCCAGAATTTTCATCATGATGGATACTAGTATCAATAACACCATCTGAATCCGTCACTTTGAATTTGAGGTTTGTAAGATTTGTACCAGCAGTACAGCAGTCGGGCAGCTGATCAAAACAATCAATTTCAGAATGAGAAAGGattaaaaaacatgaaaaatgtgTAGGGAGTGAAGATGAAAGACAGAACTCAGAACAGGAGAAACGCATTGAAACAATCAACCTATTTTACGGATACTTACCTTTGTTAAGAGCCTGAGCTCTCGTTTCTCAATTATAGACTCTTTCTTGAAGATCTCATCAGTACCAGACATAACCGAGAGTGATACTAcacagaaaaagcaaaaaaatacaTTAGACAATTAGAAGATATGTTTTGTTACATCTTACAAAAGAATGGTGGCAGATGTTACTAGATTTCCCATAGCCGGCCGTTACTTGGAGAATTCCAGACAGATCAACGCAGCCACAACTATCAACCTGTGACATGATCAATGAGCTTAACGAGTGAATAGAACATTTGTCAATACACAGTCACCAAACAGACCAATGAACTAGAAACAAAGCTTATAATATGGTATCCTAGAAGTTGGTTATTCTAAGAAAATAAGCTCCTCGCACCTTTCGGTGCAAGCCCATCGAGTCTTTGATACAATAGCCCTCAGTGCAAATCAGAACATTGGTCCCTTCTGCAACATGGTTATTATATCCATCAAACACCtgcatgaaaaaaaattgtactcaGTGGAATTATTCATTACGTAACACTTAAAATGTAAAGAACTTTTATTACATATACCTCCAAGATATAATTTTGAGCAGTAGAATCTGGAAGCAAATTTTCCAAAGCCTCTGGATACATCTCAACAACACGCTTCATAGGCCCAGGATTAACTGGAATATGAAAAGATTGTGAACTAAATAATTATTCTACACAAAAGTACTCTTATTAAATCAGGTTAGTTTGTATCCCAAAACACTTCCTACTGTTGTCAATTTTTTCAGTTCCATAAACAAAGCTAAATTTACAAAAAGGTCATTTAGTTGGAGTAACATTACTGATCGATACAAGATATTTTGATAACTCCTTCCCGTATCTTACTACAAGATATTGTAGCACAGACATATAAAGACTGCTACTATACAAAATTAGAGCATTAGGCTTACTTTTACACGCAACTGAGACGGAAAATGGTTCGTCCTTTGAGCATATCTTTAAGGTTGCATCATAATCTGGCCTGATCTGATCTAAGCTATCAGTCTCAACGAGCATATTCTGCATTAATTTCAGAAGATTAGACTTTGCCAGAAATTCAACAGCCATCAAAGGTCTTCTTCAGCTGCCACAAGGAGCCTAATTTGGTATCTAACCCTCACTCGATAACAATAATATAGAAATAACATTAGTACTTGAAGAGGTTAAATACCTCGACTTTGAGAATTCCATCATCTACCAGGTTGGCCTCAATCATATCAATCTTTCTTTCGAATCCGGGGCTGGCTTTCAGTTCAACTTCGAGAGTTGGAACAGAAGTGAATGGTATCTGATTTTCATATTCATCAAAGCAAGCGATAGAGCAAGGAGGAAGTGAAGAACCCACCCTGTAGACACACCATTATACTGATCAAATTTGAGATCTTAAGTGCAGGAATAAGAGAAAGGTCACACACGTGTTCCGTTCTGAAGAATATAAGACTTACTGGACATTATACTGCTGCGTGAACTCAAGATTAGAAGCAAGTTTCCAACTTCCCACCTTCGAAGACGGTTCAACGAGCACCTTTTTCTTAGCGGTAATCGATTTTCCCTGTGTTCAAACAATTGGTTACATGATTTCTCGAGACACTTAAATGGCAGATAAAGATTATAGCATCACTTacaatagagaaacaaaaattgtaaatgcCAGTTTTATTGAACTTGTCAGGGAGCTTTGACTCAAGTGGAAAGATGTAGAGACCATGAAACCCCTTACAGGATGTAGGAAAACAGTCATGTGAATACAAAATTTTGGTATTCTTATTCGAATCTTGAAATTCTACTTCCATGAGCATGTTTCCATCCATCTTCACAATATGTTTCTGATGCAACTTTTTCGACACTTTTGAAGATGTGAAGCTAGCAGGTCGAACAACTGCAACAATCTGTTGCGGGGGAGTTTCTCCAGCACGCACTGTATCACCAAATGATGATTCCTATGGCATGTTCATAAATAAAACGTTATCTGGAAGTTAATGATACTATAACAGCAAACCCTATAACTATATCTGACtcatttttagaaagaaaagaaacgttCCTACCCCATCAATGTTCAGTGCTCTGCAATCTTTCTCATCCAGCAAATCAATTCTCGATGGATCCTTTTCCCGTTGCTTCTCAATTTTTCTATTCCATTCAGTTTCATCTAAAGGTAGACACTGTTCAAAACAGAGTGAAGTCAAGAGGGTacgcaaaagaaaaagaatatgattAAAGGGTTCAGCAGTTGACCATTCCAGAGTCAATAATACTGATTGGAAAAGATGAAGAACTTCGTAGTTCCAATCTTGAAACTCCTTTAGTCATTGAAAGAAGGCATCCCTCATCTTCAGAGTAATTGATTTGCCTAGATCAAAAATTCAGATTCAGACTACAAGAATTAGAGATAGTGAACTCTTCTAGTATTCAGAACTAGTTAAATAGAAAAGAAACCACCTGCATATAATCCAGGCATCACCTGCTCAGAATCAACAGAGACAGATCAATTCAACATTGTTCTAGTATGTAGTTTAAATGATAGTTGAGACGGTACTTACCGCCTGCTTCGTCGTCGAAACCTTCAACGAGAAAATAGTCAATTGTCGCATAGACATCATTCTTGTGAACCCCTCCACATGCACCTTTCAGAATCCTGATCTTCTGTCCACGCTTCCATGACATCCCTTTTCTCTTCATAATACTGTGCACCCTCACAGCTAGAATTCAAAAGCATTGCAGTTACAAATAGTTTTACACAAGGAATAAAGAAAAGATGACAATATTATCACTACAGATATCATGAAGCTTTTACAGCACATTTCTGGCTATTCattgaaaaaatttgaaaatggtTATACCAAACAatagtttgccaaaaaaaaaaaaaaggttataccAAACAATTACTTTTTATCTTTACGAAGGCATTAGGCATGCATAGTCGTTTGCAGCTGCATACCTTCACAATCAGGCGAAATGCAAAGAGCTTTGTTATCCAAGGAATCGAAAATAACGACTGCGTCGTCTTCACCTGAcgcctcttcttcatcataagTCTTATGCATCTCAAGAACCCAAGCCTTATAATCCTGGTCCACTTGCCCAAATACTAAAGTTTTTCCTTCTCTATGTAGTACACAACTGACATCTGTAAAACATAGAATTAAATGTATTTGAGATAATAGAAGAAGAGCAAACCAAGATTGCAAATGGGTTTAAACTAACCGTTATCCTTCTCCTTTGATTTACTACCAAAGTTTTTCAGAGCCAAAGTGAAGGGGCTTTGACTTGCAAGATCGGTCTGCATAAAACATgtttaataatcatgtaaaattGTACTAATAAGTTTAACTAATCAAGCATAATGTTAGCTCACTTTTGAAGGCGTTGGGCTAAAACCAGCATCCAAATCTGTAACCACCAACGAGTGCACATGAAACATGCTCGGATAGAACAATTTCAAACAGATAAATATACAATTGACTAGTGCGAGGCATCATACCGACGAAGCATATCACTCTTTGACACGATTTCTGCAAAGTAGTGGCTCTGTCCCCCTTTTCCATAAACGGAATTGATGCCTACACATAGTTATTGGAAACAGAAGCAAGGATTCACCCACAGTCATAACCTTTTTAAATCCTTGACGGACTAAACATAGTCAAATATCATTCAAAACATTCTCTGGTAACAGAACTGTGAATACTCCAGGAAGAAAAACTAATGGTGAACAAAGAAGACCAACCCAAGATACTTCTGGGAGTAGACGACCAAGTCTTCGTACATAAAGACGACTAAAAGTTTTGAAGCTTTCAGAAACTTTGTATCCTTCCTTTTCTAAGCTTTCCAAAATAATATTACTGCTCTCTTTATAATTACTCTCTTTTTCCTGTCACATACATAGTTCAGAACTTAAGTGTTCAGTTCAAGAAGGTAAACCAATGGTCAAGTTCGCTTCTTTGGAAAGGATTTTCATACCCGTATGATTGGAAGATAAGCAAACTTGAGGCGAGAATTTGCCTCCTGAAATGACCCTGCATGAAAAAGATATTGTCAAGACTCCAAACGATATGATAAAATATTCTGGATTCTAATTCAGcgttctacaaaaaaaagtatattgaaCCCTAGTTTCAATATCTCCATATAAGTTACATTAGCTTTCAttgttgttacaaaaatatactaTAGAAATATACTTATCTGTTTCTATATCTCTATGTAAGTTACACTCACAACTGCAATTTTGTTTACAAGGACATAAATTGATAGCTCTGGCTGTTTGCTACCAAATGCTGGAGCAAAAGCTGCCAGACACTTAACAGAGAGGAAGCATCTTGAACTGTCAAAGGGTTGataccttttgttttttcaccATGAAAGAATCGAATCTGAAACCAAAATTCTCGACCCTTGGAGTTTAGGTTGGTAGTGGCAACCTCTCCACCTATAATCTCAGCTAAATCCTCTCCATTGACCTGGGCAAAGACCAAGGAAATTAGAAAAGGTTGAAACTAAGAATGTCAAATCCAAAACATCTGTAGAAATAATAACACACCTGAAACTCTACAGGCCTTTCAGTCCTCCCAGTATTAGAGATTTCATCACACTacatgttgacaaaaaaataatgaaacctCCGACAAAGAAACACCATAAAGGGATCACCACATATTGTATTAATATTAGCCGACGAAAACCTGAAtgtaaggaaaatatatatcctTAAGTCTGCACTGAAGTTGATATATTTCTGGCATTTTACATTCCGATTCAAATATCTCAACCTGGAAATAAAACAGAATAGCAGTTTCAGATAAGCAGATGCGTATTGCAACTTGCTGATTCATGCAATCAGAGGAGCATAGATTAAGGTCACGCAGGAGAAAGTGGAAAGATTGTTATAGGATTCTAGAACAGCATCAAAAACTTTTGCATAATCTTATCATTAGAACATAATTCTCCAATAAAAAGGTATCACTGCATGATATGAATAAACAAACATGGAGACTATATTTGTTAACAGAGATAAACTCAAGAAATCCAAGTAGCAACACAAAATAAGCTGTGTACCTTTGTGAAGCTTCCATGAGGTGATAACTTCATTTCCTCCTCCAGAGGATCCCTCATTCCACCATCAacctttcaaattttttaaatccaCAATTTAATAACATAGACTATGACGAGCAGTAAAGGGTGATGAATcatgaatatattatatcacCTTCCAGTTTTTTCCTAAGACAGAACGGTTGTCAATCAAAGCTTCTCGATTGAGTTGCAAGGTGAATACTTTCTTAGACTGTTTCGTCTTTGAAGACACCAAAGTACGCCTAATCATAGAAGAGAATTAAATGCACCCAAGGAAGGCAGACAATCATTCCTCAGATTAGTAAAATACTCaccttcctaaatgcatacaaGCATAAGGACCTCCATATCCAAACATCCCAAAGAATGGCTACATAGCAAAATAGTGAATCTTCCTCAGATTAGTAAAATACTCGAGTTCATTACTGTTCAATTCAAAGATGCATGTCTTGTTATGTAGAAAGACTCATGATAATTTATAAACTGCCAGCAAAAACTCTTCTAAGATTCTTGGTGTTAAGTACCATAAGGTATGGTGGTTTGCCTCCAATAGCTTTGGATTTTTGCGACCTATGTAATGAAGCCCCTATTTTCCCCCTGCGCAGTGTTAAGAAAATGAAGACTGCTTAAAGATCAAACTCGCGGTATGAACTTGAGTAAGGAAAATTTGATTGAACTGTGAAGTTACTTATATTCTACCGATACATTCCATGTTTTCAGATTCTCACCATTTATCAATAGAATTTGCGTCGCTACTGTCCATTCCAGGACCAGAATCAAAGATTGAAATCCGATCACCGAGAACATCGACACTGCAAAAGCAATTACATGAAATCAAAAGATAAAGTTCATTTGAAGTATATGACCTTTTAGGACAAGAACAAACCTAATCAGTCTTCGATCTCCGGGCGAACAAGACCACACAGCTTGCAGAGAATTATCCTGTGATATAAGCAACATGAAAATTGGAGTTCATAAACGAGGCAAACTAACACAGTCATACCCAATCATATGATAATTAAAAGGGTGATCCAGACGACGTGGAGTTATATTtcacaaagaaaccaaaccaagcAACATCACAACAATGAAATAACTAAACCagtaaaactaattttattcaGTTCAACAAACAACTACACCATAAAGAGAATTTGATTAACGAGAGAATCTCAGATCTAAACCCAAGCTGTTAACACAACTTCAGACGACTACAAAATCCATAGGAGTGATCCTGCACCAGACTAACACAAGAAAAAACTCATACAATACCGCCAGCCAAGCTGAGAATGAGGTGACTTCTTGAGATTCGTCTTTGGAGCAGCCCCCTGTGTACAAATTTATACTTGTAACTAACCCTCCCCTGCCAATTAGTAATCAGTACCCACCCGCTAATGCCTACGGAATAAGTCTTCACCTCTTGGCTTATTCTCATCCCATTCTCGAACACATATAGTATCTCTCAAAAAGGCTACTTTGAGAGTCATTTCATCGAGCACCTGGAGGGTGTTTTTCATCTTGACACATGTCTTCAACTTTTCAACCTTCTCAGGTACTATCTTCCCACACGAGTTTCAAAAGATTGCTCTCAGCTCTCGTGCTGAGATTCGAAATCTTCTTTTGAAACTCCGAATCAGTACGTACCAACTCCTCCGAGATCCTTGCGAATGTCATCACCATTGACGGAGAAAGAAGAACTCTGTTgagttttgtaatttgttgtttgttttgattttcgaGATAAAACAGAGAGTAAGAgaacttctttcttttaaacttaTAATCAAAAAGCAAGCTAACAACTCTCTGACACACACCATGCTCTCTTTCTTGCATACTCAGCAAAGACACTTTACTAGACAAGCTTAACTCTAGATTAGTCTAGTTTCACACCTCATACAAAAGTTTGATCATGACTTTTACCAACCTCGTTGACCTGCAACTACTAGTTTCTTCACTTGGTTTCTCTGATtcatttagtttggtttgggtaCAAAATAGGCATAAGTCAACAAACTCTTAGACCGGTTTTAAAAAGACCCCAAGCCGGTTAACGAGAGAATCACGCTAAACCGTAAGCTCTCATCTAACGAACTTACCAGATTTTAGCTGAGCTGTCAAACTAGCCACAATCTACTACAAAACCCCTTACCCTGACTGCAGTGATCCTACACTAGACTTGTAAAAGACTCacttaaaaaactttgtattaaGTCAATAAGAGCAATATTTTCACAGACACACATAAAATTGTATCAATATATTACATGCAAATTTTTTACTGAGAAACTTACAATTAGATCCGCAAGAGCTGTCTCAAAGCTATAAGTTTGTGGTAGTTCTCTAAGCAAATCAGTATCAGGTGTTAAATCCCACATGTTCTGCAAATACAAAGAACAAGACCATCACTAAACAAAGCTTAAAGAGACAATTAtacatagcaaaaaaaaaactatgtaaatAAAGCTAACCTCATACATACTAGAAGCCTCTCCAGTCCCATCCTGATCCAGAgattaatcaagaaacataaATCTATCATAATTAGCTTAATCAACACATAAAGAACAGAGAAAGTAGCATAATGAAAAGATTATAACAACCAACTCACATCAAGACGTATTATGTTGCACAAATCAGGCTTAAACTTCGCAAATCGAACGATCTCTTTAATCTTTTCACCGTTAAACTCGAGATAAGATTTAGCAGCCATATTCCAATCAACCAACTTCCTCTTCTTACCGGACAAAACACAGTTTTTCCGGGTTTTGTCATATTCATCTTTCACCAGGTTAACAAAATTCTTCATTGACATTGTAGGCTCAGGGTTAGTAAGTGTGAGTGTCACACTAGTGCTGTTTGGCAAAAGAACCTTGAGCCTGTAAAACTTATCTCctccaccatcatcatcatctagaaACAATCTTCTCTCGATCGGTCTCTTCTTACTCATCTGAAATTCAAAGCACATAATTCAGAAGAGAAGATACCCATAAAAAAATACGGATATGAGGCATGCATGGATATGaggtttttttacattttattgtaaattttttacaaaaagttgtgtGGTTTGGTAACTTTAGAAAGCAAGTACCTAAAAGCTACAACATATACATCTACTAATACAAGTGCATGTAAACACCACACTTAGTAAAGAATCTATGTAGATCGATTTGCATATAACAAGCCAAAACCGGAGAGACAACTGTTTATAGACTTTATTACCTTGAGATGAACAACTCTTTAAGTTTTGGCAGTGAAATCAACTTCAGATACCTTAGATTTTGCAGACTGATTTAGCTTTGAATAACCCTCCAAACGCtaagaagagagagacaaatgagaagacgaagaaaaagaagaagagtgagaaCGAGAGTGTTGGGAAAAGATAGGAAGGGGAAGAGTCGAGGAGTGAGATGAGAAATGAAGAGTCGGCAAATTTTATAATGAAtatgtttacaaataaaattatttttctattggttattTTGTTTGGGGCTCCATTACCCAAGACGGAAGATGAAGTATATATACGTGTTTAGGTATTATTAACTTTATCATCATTAGGAGATTTATACTTTTTTCTACTCACAGAAGTACCCATAGCTTTTGATATTTTCGGCAAAAAACATCAAACCTTTTTTATATTACGAAAACATCAAGAACGTTTTAGTAAACTACCGAATTGTTCCAAATCATCTGCTATTTACAGAAGTACTACATGAAGaagacttttaaaaagtaaaaacctaaGAGTCTATCGTAGCTGTTAAATGTTGGTACTTGTCCGTTGCCTTCTTCAACTTTTTCACCAACCTACGCATCTTACATTTCCCCTCGGTGATCTCCTTCTCAGCCTTTCTCTTTTTGCCTCTTGCTATTTCTATTCGCACCAATGCCTTCTCTTGCTTCTCCGTTACGGTTATTGGAAAATGAACTTCCGGTGTACTGACACAGCACAAGACACAATAACCAAAGATCACCAACAGTCCCAATAACCAAAGACAgataacaaaagaaagcaaagatcTGCAAGGTTTAAAGGATAAAAAAGAAAGTGCATGTACCAGCAACCAGAGTATATGAAACCGTTTTCTCTGGCGATCACACCATCTAGAGACACAGCGTCTCCATTGATGTGAGGAAGAGCTGCTTCGAGATCCTCTGCGGTCTCATACACCTGCAACTCTCCAAAAACTCCATAGAATAGCGTCTCCCTAAGCCCATGACCCGAGTTTGATTGTATATCCAGCTCCTCTGAATTTAAGTGTATCATGTTCACAGCGTAGCCTTTGAAACCGGGAATAGGATCTCCATTCGGCAGGTAAGGGTTATCCATGGCTAATCTCTTCTGAGGATCATTCTTCACAAGTCCATTCCTCCAAGGTCTGCATGTTTTGAGCCGGAAAACATTTGACTAAGCTATAGATTAACAAGANNNNNNNNNNNNNNNNNNNNNNNNNNNNNNNNNNNNNNNNNNNNNNNNNNNNNNNNNNNNNNNNNNNNNNNNNNNNNNNNNNNNNNNNNNNNNNNNNNNNNNNNNNNNNNNNNNNNNNNNNNNNNNNNNNNNNNNNNNNNNNNNNNNNNNNNNNNNNNNNNNNNNNNNNNNNNNNNNNNNNNNNNNNNNNNNNNNNNNNNNNNNNNNNNNNNNNNNNNNNNNNNNNNNNNNNNNNNNNNNNNNNNNNNNNNNNNNNNNNNNNNNNNNNNNNNNNNNNNNNNNNNNNNNNNNNNNNNNNNNNNNNNNNNNNNNNNNNNNNNNNNNNNNNNNNNNNNNNNNNNNNNNNNNNNNNNNNNNNNNNNNNNNNNNNNNNNNNNNNNNNNNNNNNNNNNNNNNNNNNNNNNNNNNNNNNNNNNNNNNNNNNNNNNNNNNNNNNNNNNNNNNNNNNNNNNNNNNNNNNNNNNNNNNNNNNNNNNNNNNNNNNNNNNNNNNNNNNNNNNNNNNNNNNNNNNNNNNNNNNNNNNNNNNNNNNNNNNNNNNNNNNNNNNNNNNNNNNNNNNNNNNNNNNNNNNNNNNNNNNNNNNNNNNNNNNNNNNNNNNNNNNNNNNNNNNNNNNNNNNNNNNNNNNNNNNNNNNNNNNNNNNNNNNNNNNNNNNNNNNNNNNNNNNNNNNNNNNNNNNNNNNNNNNNNNNNNNNNNNNNNNNNNNNNNNNNNNNNNNNNNNNNNNNNNNNNNNNNNNNNNNNNNNNNNNNNNNNNNNNNNNNNNNNNNNNNNNNNNNNNNNNNNNNNNNNNNNNNNNNNNNNNNNNNNNNNNNNNNNNNNNNNNNNNNNNNNNNNNNNNNNNNNNNNNNNNNNNNNNNNNNNNNNNNNNNNNNNNNNNNNNNNNNNNNNNNNNNNNNNNNNNNNNNNNNNNNNNNNNNNNNNNNNNNNNNNNNNNNNNNNNNNNNNNNNNNNNNNNNNNNNNNNNNNNNNNNNNNNNNNNNNNNNNNNNNNNNNNNNNNNNNNNNNNNNNNNNNNNNNNNNNNNNNNNNNNNNNNNNNNNNNNNNNNNNNNNNNNNNNNNNNNNNNNNNNNNNNNNNNNNNNNNNNNNNNNNNNNNNNNNNNNNNNNNNNNNNNNNNNNNNNNNNNNNNNNNNNNNNNNNNNNNNNNNNNNNNNNNNNTCAAACGGAGAGTACAAAAATATGTACCTGGTTGCATCAAGACAAATAACAAGAAACCGATTGGTGATAGTTCGTCCGTGGCTAGCTGCTTCAGATTGAAGCTTGCGATACTCATCGCTTTTCTGTCCAAATTGTGATGATTTGCACACCAATGAAAGCATTGTGTCTTTCCCCAAATATTCAGACAAAACCCTGTCAGTCATACCAAATTAGTTACGAAGTTGAAGATTTTCCCCAAGCGTAGACACTATGAATATGATCAGAAAAAATCTGTGGCTATACATTGATATTTACCTGCTAAGGGAGGTGGAGGCAACTGAACCGAGAAGCGCTACAATGCCAAACATTCCTTTgtttgacagaaaaaaagacTGTGGAGGCGGAGCCTCTCTGTACAGACAGCAGAAAACCGATGCTGCAGTGTCATGATGCTTCTCTTCGATTTGTTTCATCATAGATTCTTTTGTGGATAGGCATTCTGGGAACGATGCACCAAGAGGTTCCagagaagctgagaagaaaTTCACATAAACATGGATAGTTCATAAAAagaatgcaaaataaaataaaatagcagCAATGCAGCAAATCAAGACACTAGTTACCTTGCAGCGCACTCAATTCTTGCTCAGCATGTTCATGTTCAGCCTGCAAACTTTCTAGGTGCTTATCTGCTTCAATCGGTATTCTTCGTatgtattgattttttcttttaagctcTGCAGGAAGAAAGGAATATTTTCAATGTGGCTGAGATAAACTAGGAATACAAAAGCTAGATCATTCTAGATATTGTTTTGCTTTCACTAAGGCATAAATGAAAGagaaatatcaatattttccCACTTAAATAGTGATGACCATACCTCAGCGTACTGTGCCATATCCATCAGGCCAGTTTGGCTACTGAGAGCCAATGAAGATGACCTAATGGCCAAGACTCCAATCTGTGAACATGGAGTCAGCCCTGGATTTGTGATTAAAGGGATTCCTGATTCAGGTGGTGTAGTCGTCCTTGGATAAGGTGTTGAATACCCagtctcttctctttcaaatgTGGAAGCAGATGTCACCTGAGTCTGAAAATCAAATACAGGAAAATCAATATGAAAAAGCGATTTAACATAAACATGAACTGAAAATTCTACCCATAGTAGAAACATATtgcaatatatacaaaattcacCAGTTACTAGTTACTACCTTTAAGCTCAAATGCAGCTCAGGGTATCGAGAATGGAACACCCTGAAAGCAAAGACACCCTCGATCTCTGGGAGGGAAAGATAAGGAACTCTGCAGGATCCATGGACAAAGGCATATCTGATTGCACTCTCAACGCTACTTGAATCAGATTCAATGCTCATTGTACGGAACCACCCAGATTTTTCGTCATGATGGATGCTAGTATCCAAAGAA is drawn from Camelina sativa cultivar DH55 chromosome 8, Cs, whole genome shotgun sequence and contains these coding sequences:
- the LOC104706733 gene encoding uncharacterized protein LOC104706733 isoform X2, with the protein product MLLISQDNSLQAVWSCSPGDRRLISVDVLGDRISIFDSGPGMDSSDANSIDKWGKIGASLHRSQKSKAIGGKPPYLMPFFGMFGYGGPYACMHLGRRTLVSSKTKQSKKVFTLQLNREALIDNRSVLGKNWKVDGGMRDPLEEEMKLSPHGSFTKVEIFESECKMPEIYQLQCRLKDIYFPYIQCDEISNTGRTERPVEFQVNGEDLAEIIGGEVATTNLNSKGREFWFQIRFFHGEKTKGSFQEANSRLKFAYLPIIREKESNYKESSNIILESLEKEGYKVSESFKTFSRLYVRRLGRLLPEVSWASIPFMEKGDRATTLQKSCQRVICFVDLDAGFSPTPSKTDLASQSPFTLALKNFGSKSKEKDNDVSCVLHREGKTLVFGQVDQDYKAWVLEMHKTYDEEEASGEDDAVVIFDSLDNKALCISPDCEAVRVHSIMKRKGMSWKRGQKIRILKGACGGVHKNDVYATIDYFLVEGFDDEAGGDAWIICRQINYSEDEGCLLSMTKGVSRLELRSSSSFPISIIDSGMCLPLDETEWNRKIEKQREKDPSRIDLLDEKDCRALNIDGESSFGDTVRAGETPPQQIVAVVRPASFTSSKVSKKLHQKHIVKMDGNMLMEVEFQDSNKNTKILYSHDCFPTSCKGFHGLYIFPLESKLPDKFNKTGIYNFCFSIGKSITAKKKVLVEPSSKVGSWKLASNLEFTQQYNVQVGSSLPPCSIACFDEYENQIPFTSVPTLEVELKASPGFERKIDMIEANLVDDGILKVENMLVETDSLDQIRPDYDATLKICSKDEPFSVSVACKINPGPMKRVVEMYPEALENLLPDSTAQNYILEVFDGYNNHVAEGTNVLICTEGYCIKDSMGLHRKVDSCGCVDLSGILQVTAGYGKSISLSVMSGTDEIFKKESIIEKRELRLLTKLPDCCTAGTNLTNLKFKVTDSDGVIDTSIHHDENSGYFHTMSAESDSSSVESEVRYAFVHGFCKVSTVSLPKSEGDFSFRVFHSRFPEIHMSLKIQLTPAQTFERDEIGCSTPYPRMSFTPQSKMASTTNSSVAPTGQSPCSQFRVLNIKASSSTLGSQTGLMDMAQFTESLKEKLIRYSEHRVEVDERLKCLEAELNQAKEEFNTLQASLEALGATFPECLYTKESMMKQIEKKQHNTASSLFCYLYREAAPPRSLLLSKKGLFGLVALLGSVASTSLSRVLSEYLGEDMMLALVCKSAQCGSSSAEYLRLQSEAVRLGRSITNHRFHVLCLDAIRPWKDGILENDPQKKLAMDDPKLSDGDPIPGFKGYAVNMIDLDTEELCIQTYSGYGLRETLFYHLFGNLQVYETQKQVEAALPHINGGGAVSLDGFIAKGNEFIYSGCSKPEIHFPITVTENEEEKLRKLEAARDRVRMAAKKIEEEKCSLRKLEKKMKKTNEAYHNATNSLELIQTLPPE